A region from the Flavobacteriales bacterium genome encodes:
- a CDS encoding T9SS type A sorting domain-containing protein — translation MNKLLFFLSGLIISCHITAQHPADNYNVVSLSNLNLNRTATKLTAAQNNSYPHSDWGFRWNSGDNSTLNWRPQGITGIKSSTLNFIVVSWYGRSDYGYEDRGARISFVDISDQNNLSYRHVLLVDENYNTFPDLHAGGLAYINDTLYVPDSRSGNKFILRFDINQIKQVPAADLGNFYNYGYILQLVSTDTVPIKPSFLSYDWDSQELVTGSFNNCGTPYCSPNTSNTLAWQSIGNFSNASPYYSGFFGKMQGVGSINHPNNANKIIWVSTSYGRSNNSNLYISNFDPGQNNSQAQPVSLGQNYQQITYPPGLEDIHITPQSDTLWTLTEFGTNEGSNNNRDVFAIPIQSILPTNICQDSTELPQDLIQDIFKCTIDTISYAASTNYVSYASFHSSENEWININSTAPYISNTNRSVFMWVRIPSISSTEVLFGANTSTYGNISNLQIGNNGTLQIYDGSSSHSGTTNIADGQWHHVGYSYNESTNQTLIYVDGQQEVNFNNSQTISTTSLISLGQEFDSGNTISNLYNGDMTEVSIWNTILSQSDISLIKTRAIDHNHPKYTSLVAYYPMNTICGDNLSILQDFSPNNIVGEASNTTVLSVSNLTQLPNFNSAQHFQKQWKANNTTISNLDTLTLSNYDTGYYELILNRNNITISDNWNIDYNISHDTIRTCNSYTALNGVTYTSSINTQYIQDANCDTLRHLYLTILTPTTSTDTQTACGSYTWIDGNTYTTTSNTTTYTIPNTAGCDSIITLDLTIVHDTLDYSIAVDTTGLVLTANESNVNYQWIDCNANTLIPNSTQQTYTATSEGSYAVILSNNVCSDTSECLTVVNTSVLHHAIDWVHYYPNPTNGKVFIALNNTVPNYTIKVIANDGRTLQKYRETQQSNVTIDLTNYPKGVYFIHIVSNEQTSTMKIFKH, via the coding sequence ATGAATAAACTTTTATTTTTTCTTTCAGGATTAATAATATCTTGCCATATTACTGCTCAACATCCTGCCGATAATTACAATGTAGTTTCATTATCAAATTTGAACCTGAACCGTACAGCGACTAAACTAACAGCAGCTCAAAACAACAGCTACCCGCATTCAGATTGGGGTTTTAGATGGAACAGTGGAGATAATAGTACGTTAAATTGGCGTCCACAAGGGATTACAGGTATAAAATCATCAACGTTAAACTTTATTGTTGTATCCTGGTACGGCCGCTCTGATTATGGTTATGAGGATAGAGGTGCTCGTATCTCATTTGTGGATATTTCAGATCAAAACAACCTCAGCTATAGACATGTCTTATTAGTTGATGAAAACTACAATACTTTTCCAGACTTACACGCAGGTGGTTTAGCTTATATCAACGATACACTTTATGTTCCTGATAGTAGAAGTGGGAATAAATTTATTTTACGATTTGATATTAACCAAATAAAACAAGTTCCAGCAGCAGATTTGGGTAATTTCTATAACTATGGTTATATTTTGCAATTGGTAAGCACAGATACAGTTCCAATAAAACCATCTTTTTTATCTTATGACTGGGATAGTCAAGAATTAGTAACGGGTAGTTTTAACAACTGTGGAACACCATATTGTTCTCCAAATACATCAAATACACTTGCATGGCAAAGTATTGGCAACTTTAGTAATGCATCACCATATTATTCTGGCTTCTTTGGAAAAATGCAAGGAGTAGGTTCTATTAATCACCCTAATAATGCTAATAAAATAATTTGGGTTTCTACAAGCTATGGAAGAAGCAACAACAGCAATCTATATATCAGTAACTTTGACCCTGGTCAAAATAATAGTCAAGCACAACCTGTTAGCCTAGGGCAAAATTATCAACAGATCACCTACCCGCCTGGCCTAGAAGATATACATATTACACCTCAATCTGACACGCTTTGGACACTGACAGAATTTGGGACAAATGAAGGTTCCAATAACAATAGAGATGTTTTTGCTATACCTATTCAATCAATACTTCCAACAAATATTTGTCAAGATTCTACAGAGTTACCACAAGATCTTATCCAGGATATTTTTAAATGTACGATAGATACAATTTCTTATGCTGCATCTACAAACTATGTATCTTATGCTTCGTTTCATTCTTCAGAAAACGAGTGGATAAATATTAATTCAACTGCTCCTTATATCTCCAACACTAATCGTTCGGTTTTTATGTGGGTAAGGATCCCTTCTATCTCATCTACAGAAGTGCTCTTTGGAGCAAACACATCTACCTATGGAAATATTTCTAACTTACAAATAGGTAATAATGGAACACTTCAGATTTATGATGGCAGTTCCTCTCATTCTGGAACAACAAATATCGCTGATGGTCAATGGCACCATGTGGGGTATAGTTATAATGAATCAACCAATCAAACGCTCATTTATGTTGATGGGCAACAAGAAGTCAATTTTAACAACAGTCAAACAATTTCGACAACTTCACTCATTTCATTAGGTCAAGAATTTGATTCTGGAAATACCATCAGTAATTTATACAACGGAGACATGACAGAAGTCTCTATATGGAATACCATATTATCACAATCCGACATTAGTTTAATTAAGACCAGAGCCATTGACCACAATCATCCAAAATATACAAGTTTAGTTGCTTATTATCCAATGAATACTATTTGTGGGGATAACTTAAGTATTCTACAAGATTTCTCACCCAACAATATTGTAGGAGAAGCTTCTAACACAACTGTATTGTCTGTATCTAACTTAACTCAATTACCAAACTTCAATAGTGCTCAACACTTTCAAAAACAATGGAAAGCAAACAATACTACTATATCCAATTTAGATACATTAACGCTCTCAAATTATGATACAGGATACTACGAACTTATTTTGAATAGAAATAACATTACTATTTCAGACAACTGGAATATTGACTATAACATTTCACATGATACCATCAGGACTTGTAATTCCTATACAGCCTTAAATGGAGTGACCTACACCTCAAGTATCAACACTCAATATATTCAAGATGCTAATTGTGACACCTTACGTCATCTTTATTTAACAATACTAACTCCTACTACAAGTACTGACACACAAACGGCTTGTGGTTCTTATACATGGATAGACGGAAACACTTACACAACAACTAGTAATACAACTACTTATACAATTCCTAATACAGCTGGATGTGATAGTATCATCACTTTAGACCTTACCATAGTTCATGATACTTTAGACTATTCAATTGCTGTTGACACTACGGGGTTAGTACTTACAGCAAATGAATCAAATGTTAATTATCAATGGATAGATTGTAACGCTAACACTTTAATTCCTAATAGTACTCAACAAACTTATACAGCCACTAGCGAGGGCAGCTATGCCGTGATTTTATCTAATAATGTATGTAGTGATACTTCTGAGTGTTTAACTGTTGTCAATACTTCAGTGCTTCACCATGCTATAGATTGGGTTCATTATTACCCTAATCCGACTAATGGAAAAGTTTTTATTGCTCTCAATAATACAGTACCAAACTACACGATAAAAGTAATTGCTAATGATGGAAGAACCCTACAAAAGTATCGTGAAACTCAACAATCGAACGTAACCATTGATTTAACCAATTACCCTAAAGGGGTTTATTTTATACATATAGTTAGCAATGAACAGACCTCAACAATGAAAATATTTAAGCACTAA
- a CDS encoding DUF3575 domain-containing protein, protein MNKTLPLLLSFILWANTPLFSQIDVKTNPITYAFGDYGIYGEYSLSESISSQLGIFIGESLNERIINQSGTFNHFRSKGFRLMPSFRYYPYLPNNDPTNGNFFEFFAAFEWMKSFDIYAEEVPVDANGNLSNYPYTVKVLDYTPYTIKNNRFGLGLNYGYKFTTYSGFILEFFLGPRLDLVETYKHENLELEKYVKKMPKLYKESRAYLNFGINFGWRF, encoded by the coding sequence ATGAACAAAACACTACCATTACTTCTCTCTTTTATTCTATGGGCGAACACCCCACTCTTTTCTCAAATTGATGTAAAGACCAACCCTATTACCTATGCTTTTGGTGATTATGGAATCTATGGAGAATACTCTCTTTCGGAATCAATTTCGAGCCAATTAGGAATTTTCATTGGAGAAAGCCTCAACGAGCGAATAATTAATCAATCTGGTACCTTTAACCACTTTAGAAGCAAAGGATTTAGATTAATGCCTAGTTTCAGGTATTATCCATACCTTCCTAATAATGATCCTACTAATGGAAACTTTTTTGAATTTTTCGCTGCTTTTGAATGGATGAAGTCTTTTGATATCTACGCTGAAGAGGTTCCTGTAGATGCTAACGGAAATCTATCCAACTATCCATATACTGTTAAAGTACTGGATTATACCCCTTATACCATTAAAAACAATAGGTTTGGATTAGGACTAAATTATGGTTACAAATTCACTACATATTCAGGCTTTATCCTTGAGTTCTTTTTAGGACCTAGACTTGATCTTGTTGAGACCTATAAACACGAAAACTTGGAACTTGAAAAATATGTAAAAAAGATGCCTAAACTATATAAAGAATCAAGGGCTTACCTCAATTTCGGAATCAATTTTGGATGGCGTTTTTAA
- the lpdA gene encoding dihydrolipoyl dehydrogenase, with protein sequence MNYDVIVLGSGPGGYVTAIRASQLGLKTAVIEKESLGGICLNWGCIPTKALLKSANVFDYINHAADYGITVKDANADFPGIVKRSRGVAEKMSGGVQFLMKKNKIDVIMGMGTVKPGKKVDVTNDKGETTEYSANHIVIATGARSRQLPNLPQDGKKIIGYREALTLPELPKKMVVVGSGAIGVEFAYFYNAMGVEVTIVEYMPNIVPVEDTDVSKAMEKSFKKQGIKVMTNSAVEAVDTAGNGCKVTVKTKKGEEVLDCDVVLSAVGIEANIENIGLESVGIATDRGRILVNDYYETNIPGYYAIGDVIPGPALAHVASAEGITCVEKIAGLNPETIDYGNIPGCTYATPEISSVGMTEAQAKEAGYELKIGKFPFSASGKASAAGHNEGFVKLIFDAKYGELLGGHMIGANVTEMIAEIVAIRKLETTGHELIKTVHPHPTMSEAVMEAAAAAYGEVIHM encoded by the coding sequence ATGAATTACGACGTTATAGTATTAGGTAGTGGTCCAGGAGGATATGTTACTGCAATTAGAGCTTCTCAATTAGGGTTAAAAACCGCTGTTATTGAGAAAGAATCGTTAGGTGGGATTTGTTTAAATTGGGGATGTATCCCTACAAAAGCATTATTGAAAAGTGCTAACGTTTTTGATTATATTAATCATGCCGCTGATTATGGAATAACTGTTAAAGATGCGAATGCTGATTTCCCAGGAATTGTAAAAAGAAGTCGTGGAGTTGCTGAAAAGATGAGTGGAGGTGTTCAATTTTTAATGAAAAAAAATAAAATTGACGTTATCATGGGGATGGGAACTGTAAAGCCAGGAAAAAAGGTGGATGTTACCAACGACAAAGGCGAAACAACTGAATATAGTGCTAATCATATCGTAATAGCAACAGGAGCTAGATCTCGTCAATTACCAAACTTACCTCAAGATGGGAAGAAAATTATTGGTTATAGAGAAGCTTTAACTTTACCTGAATTACCAAAGAAAATGGTAGTGGTTGGTTCTGGAGCTATTGGAGTTGAGTTTGCCTACTTCTATAATGCTATGGGAGTTGAAGTAACGATCGTTGAATACATGCCAAACATTGTTCCTGTTGAAGATACTGATGTTTCTAAAGCAATGGAAAAATCATTTAAGAAACAAGGGATTAAAGTCATGACCAATTCTGCTGTTGAAGCTGTTGACACAGCTGGAAACGGTTGTAAAGTTACTGTAAAAACGAAAAAAGGAGAAGAAGTTTTAGATTGTGACGTTGTATTATCAGCTGTTGGAATTGAAGCTAACATCGAAAACATTGGATTAGAAAGCGTTGGGATAGCTACAGATAGAGGAAGAATTCTAGTCAACGATTATTACGAGACCAACATCCCAGGATACTATGCTATTGGTGATGTTATTCCTGGACCAGCACTTGCTCACGTAGCTTCTGCTGAAGGAATTACTTGTGTTGAAAAAATCGCTGGGCTAAACCCTGAAACTATTGATTACGGGAACATCCCAGGATGTACCTACGCTACACCTGAAATTTCATCAGTTGGTATGACTGAAGCACAAGCTAAGGAAGCTGGATATGAATTAAAAATAGGTAAATTTCCATTCTCAGCATCTGGTAAAGCAAGCGCTGCTGGACATAACGAAGGTTTTGTAAAGTTAATTTTCGATGCTAAGTATGGAGAATTATTAGGTGGTCACATGATTGGAGCTAACGTTACTGAAATGATTGCTGAAATTGTAGCAATTAGAAAGTTAGAAACAACTGGACACGAATTAATCAAAACTGTTCACCCTCACCCAACAATGAGTGAAGCGGTAATGGAAGCTGCTGCTGCTGCTTACGGTGAAGTGATACATATGTAA
- a CDS encoding Crp/Fnr family transcriptional regulator has product MNGFLESLIKNEELTEDQKSLIKKAVKTVQVKKGTLLQRKGDKVKYDYYVVKGLLRSYTIDEKGKEHIYMFASEDWIMSDIESQVFNKSAELYIDALEDTQIEMIDRGTIKEIDTFKYFDGEEVEKLLKRVAVLQRRVLLLMSAPALERYEHFLETYPDIVQRVPQKMIASYLGITPEALSKIRGQRVRK; this is encoded by the coding sequence ATGAATGGTTTCTTAGAGAGTTTAATCAAAAATGAAGAATTAACAGAAGACCAAAAGTCGCTCATCAAAAAAGCAGTGAAGACAGTACAGGTGAAAAAAGGAACACTCTTACAACGTAAAGGTGATAAAGTTAAATATGATTATTATGTTGTAAAAGGATTATTGAGAAGCTATACCATTGATGAAAAAGGGAAAGAGCATATATATATGTTTGCTTCTGAAGATTGGATTATGTCGGATATTGAATCTCAAGTTTTTAATAAATCGGCTGAATTGTATATTGATGCGCTTGAAGATACCCAAATAGAAATGATTGATCGCGGGACTATCAAAGAAATAGATACATTCAAATATTTTGATGGAGAAGAAGTTGAAAAGTTATTAAAAAGAGTGGCTGTTCTTCAACGACGTGTTTTACTCTTGATGAGTGCCCCAGCTTTGGAACGTTATGAACATTTTCTCGAAACATATCCTGATATCGTACAACGCGTTCCTCAAAAGATGATCGCTTCATATTTAGGAATTACCCCTGAAGCTTTAAGTAAAATAAGAGGGCAAAGAGTGAGAAAGTAA
- a CDS encoding formylglycine-generating enzyme family protein, with amino-acid sequence MKYLALLLIIPFLGKRYQSVRDLLAVDTAMLYGDSLYVGKTEVTNKEYLEFTKYVQKNYPALYSDVLPNSSRWENVPNKPKAYEDYYFKHPAYKNYPVVNITNVQAVQFCDWKAAILNEQLKKIPLAKRDSIKLIRVRLPNRKEWRAAALGTLPTYSKYTWEGTRMRGENGLFKCRFRYTKGEINVGKKVIKAADDLLSPVNAFEPNSIGLYNICGNVAELLHQDSIAVGGHWKAFEDEVTVNSFIPATKESPMIGFRYVVELVK; translated from the coding sequence ATGAAGTATTTAGCACTTTTACTAATTATCCCTTTCTTAGGGAAAAGATATCAATCAGTTCGAGACTTATTGGCTGTTGATACAGCGATGCTCTATGGTGATTCTTTGTATGTTGGAAAAACAGAAGTGACGAATAAGGAATATTTAGAATTTACTAAATATGTTCAGAAAAATTATCCAGCTTTATATTCAGATGTTTTGCCAAATTCTTCTAGGTGGGAGAATGTCCCCAATAAACCCAAAGCGTATGAAGACTATTATTTTAAACATCCAGCTTATAAGAATTATCCTGTTGTAAACATCACCAATGTTCAAGCTGTTCAGTTTTGTGATTGGAAAGCAGCAATACTGAATGAACAACTAAAAAAAATCCCTTTAGCCAAACGAGACAGTATAAAGTTAATTCGTGTGCGACTGCCTAATCGCAAAGAATGGCGAGCAGCAGCTTTGGGTACTTTGCCAACGTATTCAAAATATACTTGGGAAGGGACAAGAATGCGTGGCGAAAATGGATTGTTCAAATGTCGTTTTCGCTATACAAAAGGTGAAATAAATGTAGGGAAGAAAGTCATCAAGGCAGCTGATGATTTATTGTCACCAGTAAATGCTTTTGAACCAAATTCTATAGGATTATATAACATTTGTGGAAATGTCGCTGAGCTATTGCATCAAGATTCGATTGCAGTTGGTGGCCATTGGAAAGCTTTTGAAGATGAAGTCACTGTGAATTCATTTATACCAGCAACAAAAGAATCCCCAATGATAGGTTTTAGATATGTCGTTGAGCTGGTCAAGTAA
- the recN gene encoding DNA repair protein RecN: protein MLKKISIKNYALIEALELDFQKGFTVLTGETGSGKSILLGALGLILGERADLKSLRDKGAKCIIEGTFEMDQAKFSTFFQANDIDFDKETLLRREITPSGKSRAFVNDTPVNLAVLKSLGERLIDIHSQNQTQQLNTSNFQYQVLDVASNAQQEFQAYQGVLKVYEKTVKELEDLKDLQQKANAEQDYIRFQLEELSNLDLSINKEELEQEYNLLANAEDVIRVSEEAANVINNDQNGVVNALQELKAILGKLERVDHWYGDLLARINSVAIELQDIDFELANKVGALEMDEERLVYLDELLGEINRLEKKYNVIGIQGLVDLKEELEQKENTFSSLEQDIIKLTEATEFQFQEVLSKGKKLSEARLKGVPNLEHKIKAILTELAMPNAVLKVQLSPLEEPTSNGLEEIDFQVVTNKGMAFNSLKKVASGGELSRIMLAIKTILAEKGMLPTLIFDEIDTGVSGEVANKIGEIMKQMGRKMQLMSITHLPQVASKGSYHIKVYKEDRGEVTNTFIKTLNHEERLVEIAKMLSGNNPTNAALDNAKELLN from the coding sequence ATGCTAAAAAAAATATCCATAAAAAATTACGCGTTAATAGAGGCGCTAGAGTTAGATTTTCAAAAAGGGTTTACTGTGTTGACAGGAGAAACGGGATCTGGTAAATCAATTCTATTAGGAGCCTTAGGACTAATATTGGGAGAACGAGCAGATTTAAAGTCACTAAGAGATAAAGGGGCTAAATGTATCATAGAAGGAACTTTTGAAATGGATCAAGCAAAATTTTCAACTTTCTTTCAGGCGAATGATATTGATTTTGATAAAGAGACGCTTCTAAGAAGAGAAATCACTCCATCAGGAAAATCAAGAGCTTTTGTCAATGATACTCCTGTAAATTTAGCTGTGCTAAAAAGCTTAGGAGAACGTTTGATAGATATTCACAGTCAAAATCAAACGCAACAACTCAATACCTCTAATTTCCAATATCAAGTTTTGGATGTCGCTAGTAATGCCCAACAAGAGTTTCAAGCTTATCAAGGTGTTTTGAAAGTCTATGAAAAAACAGTAAAAGAGCTAGAGGATTTAAAGGATTTACAACAAAAAGCTAATGCAGAACAGGATTATATTCGTTTCCAGTTAGAGGAATTATCAAACCTTGATTTGTCGATCAATAAAGAGGAGCTTGAACAAGAATATAATTTATTAGCCAATGCTGAGGACGTCATTAGAGTTTCAGAAGAAGCTGCAAATGTGATTAATAACGATCAAAACGGTGTTGTTAATGCACTACAAGAGTTAAAGGCAATATTGGGAAAGTTAGAACGTGTAGATCATTGGTATGGGGATTTATTAGCGCGAATAAATAGTGTTGCCATAGAGTTACAAGATATTGATTTTGAATTGGCCAATAAAGTAGGAGCGTTAGAAATGGATGAGGAGCGTTTAGTTTATCTTGATGAACTACTGGGAGAAATCAATAGACTAGAAAAAAAGTATAACGTTATTGGTATTCAAGGGTTAGTTGATTTAAAGGAAGAGTTGGAACAAAAAGAAAATACTTTTAGTTCTTTAGAACAAGATATTATAAAATTAACCGAAGCAACCGAGTTTCAATTCCAAGAAGTATTAAGTAAGGGGAAAAAGTTATCGGAAGCTAGATTGAAAGGTGTTCCTAATTTAGAACATAAAATAAAGGCGATCTTAACTGAGTTGGCCATGCCAAATGCAGTATTGAAAGTTCAATTATCTCCATTGGAAGAGCCTACAAGCAATGGTTTAGAAGAGATCGATTTTCAGGTTGTTACTAATAAAGGCATGGCGTTTAATTCGCTTAAAAAAGTTGCGTCTGGCGGAGAACTATCTCGAATTATGTTAGCCATAAAGACAATATTAGCCGAAAAGGGAATGTTGCCAACATTAATTTTTGATGAAATTGATACAGGTGTGAGTGGTGAAGTAGCAAATAAAATTGGAGAAATTATGAAGCAAATGGGGAGAAAAATGCAACTAATGAGCATCACCCATTTACCACAAGTTGCAAGTAAAGGAAGTTATCATATCAAAGTCTATAAAGAAGATAGGGGAGAAGTAACCAACACTTTTATTAAGACTTTAAACCATGAAGAACGCTTGGTCGAGATAGCTAAAATGTTAAGTGGAAATAACCCAACTAACGCAGCTTTGGATAATGCAAAGGAACTATTAAATTAG
- a CDS encoding sigma-70 family RNA polymerase sigma factor, with the protein MEDLTIITKIKHKDFDAFNQLIRKYENLVFSIILKVTNNKDDAKDIAQEVFLSVFNKIHTFRNESSLATWIGRIAYNLAINHVKKHKTEYNDTIVEHQLTTASPEETIIAQEKSDFIQAQIKRLPQKYRTVLLLYHKNNMSYKEISFITKTSESSVKTNIFRARKMLKEKLTMYLK; encoded by the coding sequence ATGGAAGACTTAACAATCATAACAAAGATTAAGCATAAAGATTTTGATGCTTTTAATCAGTTGATTCGCAAATACGAAAATTTGGTTTTTAGTATTATTTTAAAAGTTACCAATAATAAAGATGATGCAAAAGATATAGCTCAAGAGGTTTTTCTATCTGTTTTTAACAAAATACATACTTTTAGAAACGAATCATCATTGGCAACTTGGATTGGGAGAATAGCCTATAATTTAGCTATTAATCACGTAAAAAAACATAAAACCGAATACAATGACACTATTGTAGAACATCAACTAACAACAGCTTCTCCAGAAGAAACAATTATTGCTCAAGAAAAAAGCGATTTTATTCAAGCACAAATAAAACGTTTACCTCAAAAATATCGTACGGTATTATTACTTTATCATAAAAACAATATGAGCTATAAGGAAATTAGCTTTATTACTAAAACTTCTGAATCTAGTGTAAAAACTAATATTTTTCGAGCTCGAAAAATGCTAAAAGAAAAACTAACCATGTATTTAAAATAA
- a CDS encoding MATE family efflux transporter, which yields MQKSQKLGTEKIGKLLASQAIPAAIGFMLMSFNMIVDTFFVGQYIGKLAIGAVGIVTPIAFLMSSVGMAIGVGGSSIVSRALGAKEHEKVQLAFNNQVSLSIVVSVLFSLIGYLFMDDILTAFGALGDLKTDSVTYYSRLLIGIPFLSLAMMANNNLRAEGKPQMAMLVLLVPSIFNMLLDYIFILLLDYGMEGAAWATSISYISSFVGVAYYYIAGKGELKINLSLFKPDLKILSEIFSIGSVSVVRQGAISLLTIIINKKLFYYGMQAGINGEDAITVYTIVNRIAMFAFFPLIGIAQGFVPIVGYNYGAQQYDRVKETIRIALLYGFFISVLLCGVLIIGSDYIPSLFNDDPEIIQHTPSAIFWIFLATPVVIFQLIGASYFQALGNGKMALVLTLSKQLFFLIPLLYIVPPFFGLKGIWYAFPIADILSAILCFIFLYQGIKILASKK from the coding sequence ATGCAGAAATCTCAAAAACTTGGTACTGAAAAAATAGGAAAACTACTCGCTAGTCAAGCTATTCCAGCAGCTATAGGCTTTATGCTTATGTCTTTCAATATGATTGTTGACACTTTTTTTGTTGGACAGTATATTGGAAAATTAGCGATAGGAGCTGTGGGTATTGTTACTCCCATTGCTTTTTTAATGTCATCAGTTGGAATGGCTATTGGTGTCGGAGGAAGTTCGATTGTTTCTAGAGCTTTGGGAGCAAAAGAACATGAAAAAGTTCAATTGGCATTCAACAACCAAGTGAGTTTAAGTATTGTAGTCTCTGTCTTGTTTTCTCTTATCGGGTACCTCTTTATGGATGATATTCTAACTGCCTTTGGAGCGTTAGGAGACCTTAAAACTGATTCGGTCACTTATTATTCGCGTTTGCTAATAGGGATTCCTTTTTTATCCTTAGCCATGATGGCCAATAATAATCTAAGAGCTGAAGGAAAGCCTCAAATGGCTATGCTTGTTTTATTAGTTCCTTCTATTTTTAATATGCTATTAGATTATATTTTTATTCTTCTTTTAGATTACGGAATGGAAGGTGCAGCTTGGGCTACATCAATTTCGTATATCTCTTCTTTTGTTGGAGTTGCCTATTATTATATTGCGGGTAAAGGAGAGCTAAAAATAAATCTTAGTTTATTTAAGCCTGATTTAAAAATCCTTTCAGAGATTTTTTCTATTGGTTCTGTTAGTGTTGTGAGACAAGGAGCTATTAGTCTATTAACAATTATCATCAATAAAAAATTATTTTATTATGGTATGCAAGCAGGAATTAATGGTGAAGATGCCATCACAGTTTACACTATTGTTAACCGAATAGCAATGTTTGCCTTTTTTCCTTTGATTGGTATAGCCCAAGGTTTTGTACCTATCGTTGGTTATAATTATGGGGCTCAACAATATGATCGAGTTAAAGAAACGATCAGAATTGCTCTATTATACGGATTTTTTATCTCTGTACTCTTATGTGGTGTTTTGATTATTGGCTCTGACTATATTCCGTCATTATTTAATGATGATCCTGAAATCATACAACATACACCAAGTGCTATATTTTGGATATTTTTAGCTACCCCTGTCGTTATTTTCCAACTAATTGGAGCTTCCTATTTTCAGGCCTTAGGAAATGGTAAAATGGCCTTAGTTTTAACCTTATCCAAACAACTTTTCTTTTTAATTCCATTACTTTATATTGTTCCTCCATTCTTTGGGTTAAAAGGAATTTGGTATGCTTTTCCTATCGCTGATATTCTATCTGCTATACTTTGTTTTATTTTCCTATATCAAGGGATTAAAATCTTAGCTTCTAAAAAATAA